In a single window of the Arachis hypogaea cultivar Tifrunner chromosome 6, arahy.Tifrunner.gnm2.J5K5, whole genome shotgun sequence genome:
- the LOC112698184 gene encoding ethylene-responsive transcription factor ERF024: MRSNNTSSSSSSGSSGTGRHPLYRGVRRRSSGKWVSEIREPKKPTRIWLGTFSNPEMAAIAYDVAALALKGNDAALNFPDSASSLPVPASSSARDIQVAAASAAAALGAAKDSIEGSRGAVAGNAVALEQELPLSQARNTIDNNNEFVDEDLIFDMPNVLLNMAEGMLLSPPRFHVADDYTTAPEYVPEDPHLWSYPYFP; the protein is encoded by the coding sequence ATGCgttccaacaacacttcttcttcttcttcttcaggcaGTAGTGGCACTGGTCGGCACCCTTTGTACCGAGGAGTGAGGCGCAGGAGCAGTGGCAAATGGGTCTCCGAAATCAGGGAGCCAAAGAAACCTACCAGGATTTGGCTTGGCACTTTCTCCAACCCCGAAATGGCTGCTATTGCTTATGATGTCGCCGCTCTTGCTCTTAAGGGTAACGATGCTGCCCTTAACTTCCCCGACTCCGCTTCTTCCCTCCCTGTTCCTGCCTCTTCCTCTGCCCGCGATATTCAAGTTGCCGCAGCCAGTGCCGCTGCTGCTCTCGGAGCCGCCAAAGACTCCATCGAGGGAAGCCGGGGAGCCGTGGCAGGGAATGCCGTTGCGCTGGAGCAAGAGTTGCCGCTCTCCCAAGCCAGGAACACTATTGACAACAATAATGAGTTTGTGGATGAGGATTTGATTTTTGATATGCCTAATGTTCTTCTCAATATGGCTGAAGGGATGCTTCTTAGCCCTCCTCGTTTTCATGTTGCCGATGACTACACTACTGCTCCAGAATACGTGCCGGAAGATCCACACCTCTGGAGTTACCCTTATTTCCCATGA
- the LOC112698181 gene encoding uncharacterized protein isoform X2 has product MRARFTISLLSLISFISLRSYLFNLHRRFLFNLHCRFLFNLSPSLVLGYTHLRSLISDIRSQPFNLSSSLLSDLRSFVDVAHCHQFTTLLHAAEFVVAANGSSSPLLLSFFEKETPLGLTTRSAHLVFNIE; this is encoded by the exons ATGAGGGCTCGCTTTACAATTTCCCTTCTATCCCTGATCTCCTTCATCTCTCTCCGTAGCTACCTCTTCAACCTCCACCGTCGCTTCCTCTTCAACCTCCACTGTCGCTTCCTCTTCAACCTTTCACCATCCCTTGTTCTAGGCTACACTCACCTCAGATCTCTGATCTCAGATATCAGATCTCAACCTTTCAACCTTTCATCCTCCCTTCTTTCGGATCTCAGATCTTTCGTCGACGTTGCTCATTGCCACCAGTTTACTACACTCCTTCACGCTGCCGAGTTCGTTGTTGCCGCCAACGGCTCTTCCTCGCCATTGCTACTCAGCTTCTTTGAG AAGGAAACACCACTAGGTTTGACCACACGATCTGCTCACCTAG tGTTCAACATTGAATga
- the LOC112698181 gene encoding uncharacterized protein isoform X1 — protein sequence MRARFTISLLSLISFISLRSYLFNLHRRFLFNLHCRFLFNLSPSLVLGYTHLRSLISDIRSQPFNLSSSLLSDLRSFVDVAHCHQFTTLLHAAEFVVAANGSSSPLLLSFFENAPDAAVIAKCQMPKLFNTLTAEGNTTRFDHTICSPSVQH from the exons ATGAGGGCTCGCTTTACAATTTCCCTTCTATCCCTGATCTCCTTCATCTCTCTCCGTAGCTACCTCTTCAACCTCCACCGTCGCTTCCTCTTCAACCTCCACTGTCGCTTCCTCTTCAACCTTTCACCATCCCTTGTTCTAGGCTACACTCACCTCAGATCTCTGATCTCAGATATCAGATCTCAACCTTTCAACCTTTCATCCTCCCTTCTTTCGGATCTCAGATCTTTCGTCGACGTTGCTCATTGCCACCAGTTTACTACACTCCTTCACGCTGCCGAGTTCGTTGTTGCCGCCAACGGCTCTTCCTCGCCATTGCTACTCAGCTTCTTTGAG aATGCTCCTGATGCAGCAGTGATTGCCAAATGCCAAATGCCTAAACTGTTTAATACACTAACAGCAg AAGGAAACACCACTAGGTTTGACCACACGATCTGCTCACCTAG tGTTCAACATTGA